One genomic region from Solwaraspora sp. WMMD792 encodes:
- a CDS encoding IclR family transcriptional regulator — MVVTGRAAGEASEVTGDGPAIQTVQRAATILRAFTVERPRLTLAELTADLAISRATAHRYARALRAANLLRFDVATATYTLGPQILAMEAAARAALPIVTVAEPYLDRLTRDTNQTSVLSIWNGEAPTVVRCMDNTSGDVRLSVRTGSPLELTRSAQGRVFCAYLSPAENPVVARQLRLSAALREVVAQVRRDGVAVNSPEDFGVRVIAAPVFERTQVVAALAVLGTSVALAGTAQAEAADQLRQVAGELSETLGAIAG, encoded by the coding sequence GTGGTGGTCACGGGTCGGGCGGCGGGTGAGGCGAGCGAGGTGACCGGCGACGGGCCGGCCATCCAGACGGTGCAGCGCGCCGCGACGATCCTGCGGGCGTTCACCGTGGAACGGCCCCGGCTCACCCTGGCCGAGTTGACCGCCGACCTGGCGATCAGCCGGGCCACCGCACACCGGTACGCGCGGGCGCTGCGCGCCGCCAACCTGCTGCGGTTCGACGTCGCCACCGCCACCTACACACTGGGGCCGCAGATCCTGGCGATGGAGGCGGCGGCCCGCGCCGCGCTGCCGATCGTCACCGTCGCCGAGCCATACCTCGACCGGCTGACCCGCGACACCAACCAGACCTCGGTGCTGAGCATCTGGAACGGCGAGGCGCCGACGGTGGTCCGCTGCATGGACAACACCAGTGGGGACGTGCGGCTCAGCGTGCGTACCGGCTCGCCGTTGGAGCTGACCCGTTCGGCCCAGGGCCGGGTGTTCTGCGCGTACCTGTCGCCCGCCGAGAACCCGGTGGTGGCCCGGCAGCTGCGGCTGTCCGCCGCGCTGCGGGAGGTGGTCGCGCAGGTCCGTCGCGACGGCGTCGCGGTCAACTCGCCGGAGGATTTCGGGGTACGGGTGATCGCCGCCCCGGTGTTCGAACGTACCCAGGTGGTCGCCGCGCTCGCGGTGCTCGGCACCAGCGTGGCGCTGGCCGGTACGGCGCAGGCCGAGGCGGCGGATCAGCTGCGGCAGGTCGCGGGGGAGTTGTCCGAGACGTTGGGGGCGATCGCCGGTTAA
- a CDS encoding aldo/keto reductase yields MQYRRLGGTGVEVSTLCLGAMMFGAWGNTDEQECRRIVGEALDAGINVVDTADVYAHGESERILGRALRGRRDDVVLATKFHEPMGDDRNRRGNSRRWIRQAVEASLRRLGTDRIDLYQVHRPDPGTDIDETLGALSDLVREGKVLMVGSSAFPAEEIVEAQWVAQRRQRERFTTEQLPYSIMARGVEAGVLPTCQRHRLGVLAFSPLNGGWLTGKYRSAEVPADSRAGRNADHFDFRDAAARQRKLDILGELEKLAAQAGLSLIELALGFVLSHPAVTSAIVGPRTLPQLRSQLGAGELTGLPAAVLDRIDELVPPGHNVNPADAGYRPPALTDPALRRRD; encoded by the coding sequence ATGCAGTACCGCAGACTTGGCGGCACCGGCGTCGAGGTGAGCACGCTCTGCCTCGGCGCGATGATGTTCGGTGCCTGGGGCAACACCGACGAGCAGGAGTGCCGGCGGATCGTCGGGGAAGCGCTCGACGCCGGAATCAACGTCGTGGACACCGCCGACGTGTACGCGCACGGCGAATCCGAGCGGATCCTCGGCCGGGCGCTGCGGGGGCGACGCGACGACGTCGTGCTGGCCACCAAGTTCCACGAACCGATGGGGGACGACCGCAACCGGCGCGGCAACTCACGGCGTTGGATCCGGCAGGCGGTCGAAGCGAGCCTGCGCCGGCTCGGCACCGACCGGATCGACCTCTACCAGGTGCACCGGCCCGACCCGGGCACCGACATCGACGAAACCCTCGGTGCGCTGTCCGACCTGGTCCGCGAGGGCAAGGTGCTGATGGTCGGCTCCTCGGCGTTCCCCGCCGAGGAGATCGTCGAGGCGCAGTGGGTCGCCCAGCGACGGCAGCGGGAACGGTTCACCACCGAACAGCTGCCGTACTCGATCATGGCGCGGGGGGTGGAGGCCGGGGTGCTGCCGACCTGCCAGCGGCACCGACTCGGGGTGCTCGCCTTCAGCCCGCTCAACGGCGGCTGGCTGACCGGCAAGTACCGCTCCGCCGAGGTCCCCGCCGACTCACGGGCCGGACGCAACGCCGACCACTTCGACTTCCGCGACGCCGCCGCCCGGCAGCGCAAACTCGACATTCTCGGCGAGCTGGAGAAGCTGGCCGCCCAGGCCGGGCTGAGCCTGATCGAGCTGGCCCTCGGTTTCGTGCTGAGCCACCCGGCGGTGACCAGCGCCATCGTCGGCCCGCGCACCCTGCCGCAGTTGCGCAGTCAGCTCGGTGCCGGGGAGCTGACCGGGCTACCGGCCGCAGTGCTGGACCGCATCGACGAGCTGGTGCCGCCAGGACACAACGTCAACCCGGCCGACGCCGGCTACCGGCCGCCGGCACTCACCGACCCGGCGCTGCGCCGCCGGGACTGA
- a CDS encoding fumarylacetoacetate hydrolase family protein has product MSAPAADARRTPGTGTTPGPATGASTADPTGLQLLATRHGLARICGDGTAELLDLPYRDVAELLRAGGGLAPAATAPARDRLPLDSVTAELVAPLGSTRAVWGVGLNYHCKARAAGRAVPTEPVLYLKSASAGSGPDATVVLPSSISAQPDYEGEIALVIGARMHRTPAEQAWSHVAAITAANDLTARDVMAASANPTLAKSFPGFGALGTSVLDIAAVADRDAIEVRTTVNGEVRQQATSADLIFPVPQLLAWITKYVILEPGDVVLTGTPAGTGQDRGCFLRPGDLVEVSVGGVLPLRTRFCAETPDGEISDDEPAATSDGTPDAVAPSSPSHRKSADR; this is encoded by the coding sequence GTGAGCGCCCCGGCCGCCGACGCGCGGCGCACCCCCGGCACCGGCACCACCCCCGGCCCCGCCACTGGGGCGAGCACCGCGGACCCGACCGGTCTGCAACTGCTCGCCACCCGGCACGGCCTGGCCCGGATCTGCGGCGACGGCACCGCCGAACTGCTCGACCTGCCGTACCGCGACGTCGCCGAGCTGCTGCGGGCCGGCGGCGGTCTGGCCCCGGCCGCCACCGCGCCGGCCCGCGACCGACTGCCACTGGACAGCGTCACCGCCGAGCTGGTCGCCCCGCTGGGCAGCACCCGGGCGGTGTGGGGAGTCGGCCTCAACTACCACTGCAAGGCGCGGGCCGCCGGCCGGGCCGTCCCCACCGAACCGGTGCTCTACCTCAAGTCGGCCAGCGCCGGCTCCGGGCCGGACGCCACCGTGGTGCTGCCCAGCTCGATCAGCGCCCAGCCTGACTACGAAGGCGAGATCGCGCTGGTCATCGGGGCCCGGATGCACCGTACGCCGGCCGAGCAGGCGTGGTCGCACGTCGCCGCGATCACCGCGGCGAACGACCTGACCGCCCGGGACGTGATGGCCGCTTCGGCCAACCCGACGCTGGCCAAGAGCTTCCCCGGTTTCGGCGCGCTGGGCACGTCGGTGCTGGACATCGCCGCCGTCGCCGACCGCGACGCCATCGAGGTGCGGACCACCGTCAACGGCGAGGTACGCCAGCAGGCCACCAGCGCCGACCTGATCTTCCCGGTGCCGCAGCTGCTCGCCTGGATCACCAAGTACGTAATCCTGGAACCGGGCGACGTGGTCCTTACCGGCACCCCGGCCGGCACCGGCCAGGACCGGGGCTGCTTCCTGCGCCCCGGTGACCTGGTCGAGGTCTCGGTCGGCGGGGTGCTGCCGCTGCGTACCCGGTTCTGCGCCGAAACCCCCGACGGCGAAATCTCCGACGACGAGCCCGCCGCAACCTCCGACGGCACCCCCGATGCGGTGGCACCGTCCTCTCCTTCGCACAGAAAGTCCGCTGACCGATGA
- a CDS encoding nuclear transport factor 2 family protein, with amino-acid sequence MGELTGGRTRDAVRRYLAALNARDADAVAGCVSPGFVNEHTAALGRTVTGRAAYRARLDGFLAEFADLHYEVEDLLVDGDRAAVAYRMSFRLVSAGRAPVRIRGMFRFEVDADGLIARRVDYWDSAEVHRQIAAAS; translated from the coding sequence GTGGGGGAGCTGACCGGCGGACGCACCCGCGACGCGGTGCGGCGTTACCTGGCCGCGCTCAACGCCCGGGACGCCGACGCGGTCGCCGGCTGCGTCAGTCCCGGGTTCGTCAACGAGCACACCGCGGCGCTGGGCCGCACCGTCACCGGCCGGGCCGCGTACCGCGCCCGGCTGGACGGCTTCCTGGCCGAGTTCGCCGACCTGCACTACGAGGTCGAGGATCTGCTGGTCGACGGCGACCGGGCGGCGGTGGCGTACCGGATGTCGTTTCGGCTGGTGTCGGCCGGCCGCGCGCCGGTCCGCATCCGGGGCATGTTCCGCTTCGAGGTGGACGCCGACGGGCTGATCGCCCGCCGGGTCGACTACTGGGACAGCGCCGAGGTGCACCGGCAGATCGCCGCCGCTAGCTGA
- a CDS encoding NAD(P)/FAD-dependent oxidoreductase, producing MTAEHDVDLAIIGAGPAGLYAAYYAGFRGMTVAIIDSLPEPGGQIAALYPEKDIYDIAGLPAIKGQQLVDDLLTQAATAKPTFLLGESAVELTDAADHVLIGTDTGSRVRAKAVLLTAGIGTFTPRELPVGSDYLGRGLRYFVPRLEELAGQQVVVVGGGDSAVDWALALEPYAANVTLVHRRPQFRAHERSVEQLHASTVRVVTPYEVSGIAGDPQLTSVTISEVRGDGREELPAQAVVAALGFIADLGPMQQWGLEMTKRHITVDRSMRTNLPRVYAAGDVTDYPGKVRLISVGFGEAAAAVNNLAPLVNPALSTVPGHSSDAA from the coding sequence ATGACCGCCGAACACGACGTCGACCTGGCCATCATCGGCGCCGGCCCAGCCGGCCTGTACGCCGCCTACTACGCCGGCTTCCGTGGGATGACCGTGGCGATCATCGACTCGCTGCCCGAACCCGGCGGACAGATCGCTGCCCTCTACCCGGAAAAGGACATCTACGATATCGCCGGCCTGCCGGCGATCAAAGGTCAACAGCTCGTCGACGACCTGCTCACCCAGGCCGCCACCGCCAAACCCACCTTCCTGCTGGGCGAGAGCGCCGTGGAGCTGACCGACGCCGCCGACCACGTGCTGATCGGCACCGACACCGGCAGCCGGGTGCGCGCCAAGGCGGTCCTGCTGACCGCCGGGATCGGCACCTTCACCCCGCGCGAACTGCCGGTCGGCAGCGACTACCTCGGTCGTGGGCTGCGCTACTTCGTGCCCCGGCTGGAAGAACTCGCCGGACAGCAGGTCGTCGTGGTCGGCGGCGGCGACTCCGCCGTCGACTGGGCACTCGCCCTGGAGCCGTACGCCGCCAACGTCACCCTGGTGCACCGCCGGCCGCAGTTCCGCGCCCACGAACGCAGCGTCGAGCAGCTGCACGCCTCCACCGTGCGGGTGGTCACCCCGTACGAGGTCAGCGGCATCGCCGGCGACCCACAGCTCACCTCGGTGACGATCAGCGAGGTACGCGGCGACGGGCGCGAGGAACTGCCCGCCCAGGCGGTGGTGGCCGCCCTCGGCTTCATCGCCGACCTCGGCCCGATGCAGCAGTGGGGGCTGGAGATGACCAAACGGCACATCACCGTGGACCGGTCGATGCGGACCAACCTGCCCCGGGTCTACGCCGCCGGTGACGTCACCGACTACCCCGGCAAGGTGCGGCTGATCTCGGTCGGCTTCGGTGAGGCCGCCGCCGCCGTCAACAACCTGGCACCGCTGGTCAACCCGGCGCTGAGCACCGTACCCGGCCACTCCTCGGACGCCGCGTGA
- a CDS encoding ABC transporter permease, with product MSAADNIATILSSGARLTIPLAFAACGEYVAQRAGTLNISVEGMMLGAAFGSIAVASATGSATIGLAAGALVGVLVAVLHANLSHRAQINTFVVGLVLNALVLGLTSYLITISSFTGHQVWRVDIPVLRDIPIIGPMLFVQRWPAYLLLIAIPLTWWLVERSRWGLELRAVGENPQAADVSGIRVNHRRRQALLFCGLLAGLGGAYLAVGEVGSFNQNMTAGRGYLVIAAVIFGAWRLGRTMVGCAVFGLADAMRLALPALGVTINSQLLIAAPYLLALLAMLVFATQHREPRALAKPFQRGTT from the coding sequence ATGAGCGCCGCCGACAACATCGCCACCATTCTGTCCAGCGGGGCGCGGCTGACCATCCCGTTGGCCTTCGCCGCCTGCGGCGAGTACGTGGCGCAGCGCGCCGGCACGCTGAACATCTCGGTCGAGGGCATGATGCTCGGCGCGGCGTTCGGCTCGATCGCGGTGGCCAGCGCCACCGGCAGCGCCACCATCGGGCTGGCCGCCGGTGCCCTCGTCGGCGTGCTGGTCGCCGTGCTGCACGCCAACCTGTCGCACCGGGCCCAGATCAACACGTTCGTCGTCGGTCTGGTGCTCAACGCGCTGGTGCTCGGCCTGACCAGCTACCTGATCACCATCAGCAGCTTCACCGGGCACCAGGTGTGGCGGGTGGACATCCCGGTGCTGCGCGACATCCCGATCATCGGACCGATGCTGTTCGTGCAGCGCTGGCCGGCGTACCTGCTGCTGATCGCGATACCGCTCACCTGGTGGCTGGTGGAGCGCAGCCGGTGGGGCCTGGAGCTGCGGGCGGTCGGGGAGAACCCGCAGGCCGCCGACGTCAGCGGGATCCGGGTCAACCACCGGCGCCGGCAAGCGCTGCTGTTCTGTGGTCTGCTCGCCGGGCTGGGCGGTGCCTACCTGGCGGTGGGTGAGGTCGGCTCGTTCAACCAGAACATGACCGCCGGCCGTGGCTACCTGGTGATCGCCGCGGTGATCTTCGGTGCCTGGCGGCTCGGTCGGACCATGGTCGGCTGCGCGGTGTTCGGCCTCGCCGACGCGATGCGGCTGGCGCTGCCGGCGCTCGGGGTGACCATCAACTCGCAGCTGCTCATCGCCGCACCGTACCTGCTGGCGCTGCTGGCCATGCTGGTCTTCGCCACCCAGCACCGGGAACCGAGAGCGCTGGCCAAACCATTCCAGCGGGGCACCACCTAG
- the fdxA gene encoding ferredoxin, whose translation MTYVVTDECVDVQDRSCVEECPVDCIYEGDRMMYINPDECVECGRCEPVCPVTSIFHLDDLPADQAHFGPINAEFFSELGAPGGARKIGRVGRDHPAVAGSTGS comes from the coding sequence ATGACCTACGTGGTCACCGACGAATGCGTGGACGTACAGGACCGCTCCTGCGTCGAGGAATGCCCCGTGGACTGCATCTACGAGGGCGACCGGATGATGTACATCAACCCCGACGAGTGCGTCGAGTGCGGCCGGTGCGAACCGGTCTGCCCGGTCACCTCGATCTTCCACCTGGACGACCTGCCGGCCGACCAGGCACACTTCGGCCCGATCAACGCCGAGTTCTTCAGCGAGCTCGGTGCCCCCGGCGGCGCCCGCAAGATCGGCCGGGTCGGTCGCGACCACCCGGCCGTCGCCGGGAGCACCGGCTCATGA
- a CDS encoding VOC family protein — protein sequence MATGLTHARWTHVALPTGDLDKAISFYTSLTPLVVVERFADADGESVWLSNDKQVETPFVLVLVSFNKDKGGQLGLLHPFAHIGIEVPNRSDVDEIAERAREMGCLHWEPRQMPPPVGYICALKDPDGNVIEISHDQQVFDTVRRLWGS from the coding sequence GTGGCGACCGGCCTGACCCACGCCCGATGGACGCACGTGGCACTGCCCACCGGCGACCTCGACAAGGCCATCTCGTTCTACACCTCGCTCACCCCGCTGGTGGTGGTGGAGCGCTTCGCCGACGCCGACGGCGAGAGCGTCTGGCTCTCCAACGACAAGCAGGTCGAGACGCCGTTCGTGCTGGTGCTGGTCTCGTTCAACAAGGACAAGGGCGGCCAGTTGGGGCTGCTGCACCCGTTCGCGCACATCGGCATCGAGGTGCCGAACCGGTCCGACGTCGACGAGATCGCCGAACGGGCCCGGGAAATGGGCTGCCTGCACTGGGAGCCACGGCAGATGCCGCCGCCGGTCGGCTACATCTGCGCGTTGAAGGACCCGGACGGCAACGTCATCGAGATCTCCCACGACCAGCAGGTGTTCGACACCGTACGGCGGCTGTGGGGGAGCTGA
- a CDS encoding IclR family transcriptional regulator, translating to MADDSSPAEVSPPVLAEPSTPAIQTVQRAAVILNAFTAARPRLSLNELTASLGTSKATAHRYTKALRESNLLRYDEREGLYSLGPQILTLSAAARAAMPVISIAGPHMQQLVREVDETVVLSVWDGDTAVVVRADDNTDRVIRVSVRTGSRLSRTESAQGRVFCAFLPAEDVPGLAADLAASAELRHEVDKIRRTGISANTPSVNGVRSIAAPIFRGQTLIAAMAIVGTTTSVPEGTDSPLAAALQRAAAVVTAELGSVAGNGHQPPGDPGRNGHQQDGNGRTSHQQGGNGRTSRR from the coding sequence ATGGCGGACGACAGCTCTCCCGCCGAGGTGAGCCCCCCGGTGCTCGCCGAACCGAGCACCCCGGCGATCCAGACCGTGCAGCGTGCCGCGGTGATCCTCAACGCGTTCACCGCAGCCCGTCCCCGGCTGAGCCTCAACGAGCTCACCGCCAGCCTCGGCACCAGCAAGGCCACCGCGCACCGCTACACCAAGGCGCTGCGGGAGAGCAACCTGCTGCGCTACGACGAACGCGAGGGCCTCTACTCCCTTGGCCCGCAGATCCTCACCCTGTCCGCTGCCGCCCGCGCCGCCATGCCGGTGATCAGCATCGCCGGGCCACACATGCAGCAACTGGTCCGCGAGGTCGACGAGACCGTGGTGCTCAGCGTCTGGGACGGCGACACGGCGGTGGTGGTACGCGCCGACGACAACACCGACCGGGTGATCCGGGTCAGCGTCCGCACCGGGTCCCGACTGTCGCGCACCGAGTCCGCCCAGGGCCGGGTGTTCTGCGCGTTCCTGCCGGCGGAGGACGTCCCCGGGCTGGCCGCCGATTTGGCGGCCTCGGCCGAGCTGCGCCACGAGGTCGACAAGATCCGCCGCACCGGCATCTCCGCCAACACGCCGTCGGTCAACGGGGTACGCAGCATCGCCGCGCCGATCTTCCGGGGCCAGACGCTGATCGCCGCCATGGCGATCGTCGGCACCACCACGTCGGTGCCGGAGGGCACCGACAGTCCGCTGGCCGCCGCCCTGCAGCGCGCCGCCGCCGTGGTCACCGCCGAACTGGGCAGCGTCGCCGGCAACGGCCACCAGCCGCCGGGCGATCCCGGGCGCAACGGCCACCAGCAGGACGGCAACGGGCGGACCAGCCACCAGCAGGGTGGCAACGGGCGGACCAGTCGGCGTTAA
- a CDS encoding sodium:calcium symporter — protein sequence MTGSTWPLAPSIAALAVALLVIVFAGKSLAATADTLADRTGMGEAVAGALLLGAVTSLPGIATTAIGAWQGDAQFAIANPIGGIAVQTVWLAIADLLYRRSNIEHAAASLENIMQALVLVALLCLPIVAYATPGLTLGWVHPASLLIPVLYLYGLHLVRRLRQNPMWRAEQTSDTRQDVPDDPDGEADGAPSTRRLWWRLAALAAVVGGTGYLIGQGGLGVIAATGLPSGFVGFTITTAITSLPELVTLIAAVRIGALTLGIGNILGGNAFDSLMIFLADAAYRPGSVYTDAASAGLLLAGSTTLLTVTLAAGLLLRQRRGVGFEGVAIPVVYLVTVLLLLVRAA from the coding sequence GTGACCGGGTCGACGTGGCCGCTGGCACCGAGCATCGCGGCGCTGGCGGTCGCCCTGCTCGTCATCGTCTTCGCCGGCAAGTCCCTGGCGGCGACCGCCGACACCCTCGCCGACCGGACCGGGATGGGCGAGGCCGTCGCCGGAGCACTGCTGCTCGGCGCGGTCACCTCGCTACCCGGGATCGCCACCACCGCGATCGGCGCCTGGCAGGGCGACGCCCAGTTCGCCATCGCCAACCCGATCGGCGGCATCGCCGTACAGACGGTCTGGCTGGCCATCGCCGATCTGCTCTACCGGCGGTCGAACATCGAGCACGCCGCCGCCTCGCTGGAGAACATCATGCAGGCGCTGGTGCTGGTGGCGCTGCTCTGCCTGCCGATCGTCGCCTACGCCACGCCCGGCCTGACTCTCGGCTGGGTGCATCCGGCGAGCCTGCTGATCCCGGTCCTCTACCTGTACGGACTGCACCTGGTCCGCCGGCTGCGGCAGAACCCGATGTGGCGGGCCGAGCAGACTTCGGACACCCGGCAGGACGTCCCGGACGACCCCGACGGCGAAGCCGACGGTGCGCCCAGCACCCGCCGGCTGTGGTGGCGGCTGGCCGCGCTCGCCGCCGTCGTCGGCGGCACCGGCTACCTCATCGGGCAGGGCGGCCTGGGGGTGATCGCGGCGACCGGACTGCCCAGCGGCTTCGTCGGGTTCACCATCACCACCGCGATCACGTCGTTGCCGGAGTTGGTCACCCTGATCGCGGCGGTCCGGATCGGAGCGTTGACCCTGGGGATCGGCAACATTCTCGGCGGCAACGCGTTCGACTCACTGATGATCTTCCTCGCCGACGCGGCGTACCGGCCGGGGTCGGTCTACACCGACGCGGCCTCCGCCGGCCTGCTGCTCGCCGGGTCGACCACGCTGCTCACCGTGACCCTCGCCGCCGGCCTGCTCCTGCGGCAACGCCGGGGCGTCGGCTTCGAGGGCGTCGCCATCCCGGTGGTCTACCTGGTCACGGTGCTGCTGCTACTGGTCCGCGCCGCCTGA
- a CDS encoding YetF domain-containing protein produces MLLDNPQELWRVTAVGVLTYVLLVGVLRASGKRTLAKLNAFDLVVTVALGSTLATILLSGDVSFAEGAAALVLLVALQFAATWLSVRWAPLRSALKSTPTLLLHDGELLTAAMRRQRVTDNEIRQAVRAQGVGDLAQVAAVVLETDGSFSVITRQQMGDGTALEDVTRGTTRRAGR; encoded by the coding sequence ATGTTACTCGACAACCCACAAGAGCTGTGGCGAGTCACCGCTGTCGGTGTCCTGACCTACGTCCTTCTCGTCGGCGTACTCCGGGCGTCCGGCAAACGGACCCTGGCGAAGCTGAACGCCTTCGACCTGGTCGTCACGGTCGCGCTCGGCTCCACTCTGGCGACCATCCTGCTCTCCGGCGACGTCTCGTTCGCCGAAGGCGCGGCGGCGCTGGTCCTGTTGGTGGCTCTCCAGTTCGCCGCGACCTGGCTGTCCGTACGGTGGGCTCCGCTCCGGTCCGCGCTGAAGTCCACTCCGACGCTGCTGCTGCACGACGGTGAACTGCTCACCGCGGCGATGCGCCGTCAGCGGGTGACCGACAACGAGATCCGGCAGGCGGTCCGGGCGCAGGGCGTCGGGGACCTCGCCCAGGTGGCCGCCGTGGTGCTGGAGACCGACGGTTCGTTCAGCGTGATCACCCGTCAGCAGATGGGCGACGGTACCGCGTTGGAAGACGTCACCCGAGGAACGACGCGCCGAGCCGGGCGGTGA
- a CDS encoding ABC transporter permease yields MATLTGPDPAGRRLLARLTPGPGGWQVTAATVVTVAVALGLSALLIAVTGGSPSASVQALYQGSMASPRAWSNSLLYVAPLLLVAVGACVSARSGFFNIGQEGQVLIGALAGAWVGLRLALPGPLLLVVVLLAALLAAGGWAGLSALMYRFRGVNVVVSTLLMTFLAQQLVAFAVNTPWLLQESRLGTGVVSPQSNPLPENARLASLGEYPNLQVNGGLILAVLIAVAISLAMTRTRWGFRLKMLGLNPVTAQHAGVRVGALGGMALAISGAFAGLAGALLLTSPIGSHRLQPGMSLNLGWDGLLVALVARNNPLLAVPVAVLFGVLRAGASFLAATGVPSFLVDVVKALLVLAFVAPPAVIALLRRRRAGGQPAGTPPPTGGLPTPTPSTGEPAATGTEVPAIDVPEASGSDKTGSEKTGNGPTGREKTTMEGRPA; encoded by the coding sequence ATGGCCACCCTGACCGGTCCGGACCCGGCCGGCCGGCGGCTGCTGGCCCGGCTCACCCCCGGCCCCGGCGGCTGGCAGGTCACCGCGGCGACGGTGGTCACGGTCGCCGTCGCCCTCGGCCTGTCCGCGTTGCTGATCGCGGTCACCGGCGGCTCGCCGAGCGCCTCAGTACAGGCGCTCTACCAGGGCAGCATGGCCAGTCCGCGAGCATGGAGCAACTCGCTGCTCTACGTCGCGCCGCTGCTGCTGGTCGCGGTCGGCGCCTGCGTCAGCGCCCGGTCCGGCTTCTTCAACATCGGCCAGGAGGGCCAGGTGCTGATCGGGGCGCTGGCCGGCGCCTGGGTCGGCCTGCGACTCGCCCTGCCCGGACCGCTGCTGCTGGTCGTCGTGCTGCTCGCCGCGTTGCTCGCCGCCGGCGGCTGGGCCGGGCTGAGCGCGCTGATGTACCGCTTCCGAGGGGTCAACGTGGTGGTCAGCACGCTGCTGATGACCTTCCTGGCCCAGCAGTTGGTGGCGTTCGCGGTCAACACCCCGTGGCTGCTGCAGGAGTCCCGGCTGGGCACCGGGGTGGTCTCGCCGCAGTCCAACCCGCTGCCGGAGAACGCCCGGCTCGCCTCCCTCGGCGAGTACCCGAACCTGCAGGTCAACGGGGGTTTGATCCTGGCCGTCCTGATCGCGGTGGCGATCAGCCTGGCGATGACCCGGACCCGGTGGGGGTTCCGGCTCAAGATGCTCGGGCTCAACCCGGTCACCGCCCAGCACGCCGGGGTCCGGGTCGGTGCCCTCGGCGGGATGGCCCTGGCCATCTCGGGAGCCTTCGCCGGGCTGGCCGGCGCGCTGCTGCTGACCAGCCCGATCGGCAGCCACCGACTGCAGCCGGGGATGTCGTTGAACCTCGGCTGGGACGGCCTGCTGGTCGCCCTGGTCGCCCGGAACAATCCGTTGCTGGCCGTCCCGGTCGCGGTGCTGTTCGGCGTGCTGCGCGCCGGAGCCAGCTTCCTGGCCGCCACCGGGGTGCCGTCGTTCCTGGTCGACGTGGTCAAGGCGCTGCTGGTGCTGGCGTTCGTGGCGCCGCCGGCGGTGATCGCCCTGCTGCGCCGGCGGCGGGCCGGCGGCCAACCGGCCGGCACTCCGCCGCCGACCGGCGGTCTGCCGACCCCGACGCCGTCGACGGGGGAACCCGCGGCAACCGGCACCGAGGTGCCGGCGATCGACGTCCCGGAGGCGTCCGGTAGCGACAAGACCGGTAGCGAGAAGACCGGTAACGGGCCGACCGGTAGGGAGAAGACCACCATGGAAGGCAGGCCGGCATGA